Sequence from the Penaeus vannamei isolate JL-2024 chromosome 41, ASM4276789v1, whole genome shotgun sequence genome:
atatatatatacatatatacatatatacatatatatatatatacacatatatatacatatatacatatatatacagagggccGTCTCTCGGTTCGTCGGGGTTCCACGAGGAGCTTCGTCTCGCGGGCCACTCGAAGGGCTTGAGCGGGGCCTgcgcgaggggaaggaggggagcccCTTGGGGATTGGTCCCGGGGCGGATGAGGGGGAGATTAGGGCGTTGATTGTGTGGCTTGCTATTTGAATGGGAGTTCTGTGGAAGATCGTGTTGTCTCACTCATCATAGTTGTGGaagtttttcatcattatttattttatttatcaatgtatttcaTTATTTTGCTCGTCTTCTGTACACATTTTCTATTGAACAAAAAACCTTGAGACATGCACGtaattacgtatgtgtgtatatatatagagagataaatagttgTAAGTGTAGAGACAGTGTACTCATATATGTATTAACTATCAAGGCTCAATCATATCAAAATcacaaacattttcttttctttagtattTATTAAAAACAACGATACATAAATAACGATATAAATACCACAAACCTACCCTAAAGTCGCCCCAGCATCACATACCGACTAAAATACCTTATAAAGGACTTCGATCCTCTATCCTATTTGCTCCTATGTTGTTTCCCTTATGATCCTCTATCCTATTTGCTCCCATGTTGTTTCCCTTATGATCCCCTATCCTATCTGCTCCCCTTTCGTTTCCCTTATGAAGAAGTAAGTATAAGGGATTCCGATCGCACACACAGCGGCGTAGAATCCATACATCCCAGCTTGCGTTAGTCCGTCCTGCATCGGAGTGTAGACTTGCAGCGCCACGAAACTGGCCATCGTACTTATAGAAATGCATATGCTGCTCGCCTGGAAAGTCCAAGTGTGATTATGTACCTGAATTTGGcttgatttgattttgttttatttagagAAGTAGCGTTTATAAGATGAAATAACTTTCGGGTAAAAATGTAGAtggatatttacttttttatattatttgttttgttttttattacttcattattccatgaaattgatttttttcattaaataAGTAGCGTTTATAGGATGAAATAACTTTCGGGTAAAAATGTAGAtggatatttacttttttatattgtttgttttgttttttattacttcattattacatgaaattgatttttttcattaaatatGTAGCGTTTATAATATAAAGTAACTTTCGGGTAAAAATGTAGAtggatatttacttttttatattgtttttatgttttttttttattacttcattattCCAACTTGAAAAACCGAGAAAGGAATTTagccaaaacattttttttctacttttatgttGATTGTCATATTAATAGGAAAAAAACTTCACAATTAAAACTGTTCGTACTCCAGCGAAGAGTAACatttaaaaatggaaaaaagaaagcagagggaaggaaaaacactgataaaagagaagcaaaagaaaagaaatgtcaaaattaaaagtaaaaaaaaaaaaaaaaaaaaaaaaagtgacagcaAACGAGATAAAaatttaaagaaagaagaaataggaatcgcaaagaaaagaaaagaaaaaggacagagtaaaaacacagaaaaaaactgtagcaagaaaagaaataaaaatgtaaagaataaaaaCTAATCGCAAAAAAAGGTCAAAGtaaaagaacggaaaaaaaacagtagcaacaaaagaaataaaactaaagaaagaagaaaactaatcgcaaaaaaaggggggggggcattcacCTGGGACCGAACCCACGTCGGGAAGTACTCGTTGGCCAGAATATGAGGAACGGGATTCACGCCGAAGGAGGACCCGACGAGGAACAGCATCATGGCCACCAGGGGGACCCACCCGTAGGGGCTGGGGTCACCCTCCCCCGCTCGCATCCAGTACACCCCCGCCAGGACCTCGTCCGCCCCTGTCGGCCCTCGCCTCGCCCATGCCAGGGGGTGGAACGCTGGCCTGTTGAAAATTGTTTTGTGGGAAactggtgagagggagagggagagggagagggagagggagagggagagggagagggagagcgaaagggatggagagagagagggagaggagaaagaaaaagagaaagatagaaagaaagaaagaaaaaaagagtgagagagggaaattcgtacagatacacacattacatagagagagacagaaacacacacactcctcagtCAACAAAACAACGAGCAAAGATTTCACAATGAGGAATGAAACtgaatcgtgacgtttcgaactcaaaCTTCCTCCCTATCAGGCGAACACATAGCCGAAGAGGAaactctctctacctttctctcctcccacacctacctcctccccgtctccctctcctcccacacctacctcctccccgtctcctctctctctcctcccacacctacctcctccccgtctcctctctctctcctcccacaccttcctcctctctctctcctcccacaccttcctcctctctctctcctcccacaccttcctcctctctctctcctctctctctcctcccccaccttcctcctctctctctcctcccccacctttcctcctctctcctcccccaccttcctcctctctctctcctctctctctactcccccaccttcctcctctctctctcctctctctctcctcccccaccttcctcctctctctctcctctctctctcctcccccaccttcctcctctctctctcctcccccacctNNNNNNNNNNNNNNNNNNNNNNNNNNNNNNNNNNNNNNNNNNNNNNNNNNNNNNNNNNNNNNNNNNNNNNNNNNNNNNNNNNNNNNNNNNNNNNNNNNNNNNNNNNNNNNNNNNNNNNNNNNNNNNNNNNNNNNNNNNNNNNNNNNNNNNNNNNNNNNNNNNNNNNNNNNNNNNNNNNNNNNNNNNNNNNNNNNNNNNNNNNNNNNNNNNNNNNNNNNNNNNNNNNNNNNNNNNNNNNNNNNNNNNNNNNNNNNNNNNNNNNNNNNNNNNNNNNNNNNNNNNNNNNNNNNNNNNNNNNNNNNNNNNNNNNNNNNNNNNNNNNNNNNNNNNNNNNNNNNNNNNNNNNNNNNNNNNNNNNNNNNNNNNNNNNNNNNNNNNNNNNNNNNNNNNNNNNNNNNNNNNNNNNNNNNNNNNNNNNNNNNNNNNNNNNNNNNNNNNNNNNNNNNNNNNNNNNNNNNNNNNNNNNNNNNNNNNNNNNNNNNNNNNNNNNNNNNNNNNNNtatatatatatatatatatatatatgtatatatggtatatatatatatatatatatatatatatatatatatatatatgtatatatgatatatatatatatatatatatatatatatatatgtatatatgatatatatatatatacatgtatatatgataaagatatatatgtatatatgatatatatatatgtatatatgatatatatatacatatatatatatatatatatatatatatatatatatatatatatatatatatgtatatgtatgtatatgatatatatatatatgatatacatatacatatacatatatatgcatttatgtatgtatatgtatatatacatatatgcagaaatatattaaaaatatacgcTACTACCATGTAtaataatatagagtttaaggtttatatgctttcgtattaattaatagggctacggctaagaagagcgaggttcagatttatttttcgtatgtgtacatttttatgcgatatgtcatgtaagacttgtcactgtttttcttatatcatttatgctttaatcttgggcaatattcaggccttcaaaagtgttccatgacgaataatatacggggaaatatctcatgttttatttacagaatgtgttcgaatggtcaaaagaatattatgaaaatttatattaggttttacatactaattttacttactatatatatatatataattgattatgctgacgtaaacttatatatccttttggatgtagttgatatcaatcaataaatagtgtcattttctaaatatttaaagaagtgtgaccttcgaaaccattgtcgatggacgaatgaagaagtatgatgggaggcgcttagggcccgcgcattttcaactgatttcgatagttttccgtcgtttgatttgtaatttgaagatgttgataactaacaacttgtatttattgttatttcctaatgttacatcagtaaaccagtgatttgttaattgattcaattcaaaaacaaaatcagattcgtcaacgagtacaattcctaggaacgggggtggagccgcacctgtggcaacagcgtagaagcatcggcagcgttgctgtcgcgatcggcccagagaagtgtcgcaaatgaaaaaaacgacaccctgtagacagtttcttggcaccggaaaaaggccttatgtttccttttctttcgttatcttcAGAAGCCGCTTCCGGCGGTTGGCGGAAGGCGCCAGCGGGTCTGGGCCGAGGCGAAGAGGCGCGGGGAAGCGGCGAGAGGACAGTGGGTCGGGCGGCGGGCGAGGAAGCACACGTGTCCCGCGAGGTGCTGCCGCGTCGCACCTTGGCCGATGCTTTCGtgaataaaat
This genomic interval carries:
- the LOC113813944 gene encoding facilitated trehalose transporter Tret1 — protein: MQRSTVVVTLQPAFHPLAWARRGPTGADEVLAGVYWMRAGEGDPSPYGWVPLVAMMLFLVGSSFGVNPVPHILANEYFPTWVRSQASSICISISTMASFVALQVYTPMQDGLTQAGMYGFYAAVCAIGIPYTYFFIRETKGEQIG